In Amycolatopsis methanolica 239, a single genomic region encodes these proteins:
- a CDS encoding class I SAM-dependent methyltransferase: MSVYANRIRPRLIDVTCGATQAHPHRERACAGLRGRVLEIGFGSGLNVPFYPAAVAEVVAIEPSDAAWRLASGRLAASAAPVERAGLDGQSLPLPAHSCDTALTTWTLCAIPDPAAAVREIRRVLKPGGTLHFAEHGLAPDAGVRRWQRWLNPLQRAVFGCRLTNPVADLLTGAGFVIRELDAFYEARSPRPFGAQSVGVAVAP, translated from the coding sequence ATGAGCGTCTACGCGAACCGGATCCGGCCACGGCTCATCGACGTTACCTGCGGGGCCACGCAGGCGCACCCGCACCGGGAACGCGCCTGCGCCGGGCTGCGCGGCCGGGTGCTGGAGATCGGCTTCGGCTCCGGCCTGAACGTGCCCTTCTACCCGGCGGCGGTCGCGGAGGTCGTCGCCATCGAGCCGTCGGACGCGGCCTGGCGGCTGGCGAGCGGACGGCTCGCCGCGTCCGCCGCGCCGGTCGAGCGGGCCGGCCTGGACGGGCAGTCGCTGCCCTTGCCCGCGCACAGCTGCGACACCGCGCTGACAACCTGGACGCTGTGCGCCATCCCGGACCCCGCCGCCGCGGTGCGGGAGATCCGGCGGGTCCTCAAACCCGGCGGCACACTGCACTTCGCCGAACACGGCCTCGCCCCGGACGCGGGCGTCCGGCGGTGGCAGCGCTGGCTGAACCCGCTGCAGCGCGCGGTGTTCGGCTGCCGCCTCACCAACCCCGTCGCGGACCTGCTGACCGGGGCCGGGTTCGTCATCCGGGAACTCGACGCGTTTTACGAGGCCCGCTCGCCGCGGCCGTTCGGCGCGCAGTCGGTCGGCGTCGCCGTCGCGCCCTGA
- a CDS encoding NAD-dependent protein deacetylase, with protein sequence MRTRPTLSWTPAGEPLPRTTSLDELVRIAGAGGVVVLSGAGLSTESGIPDYRGVTGSLRRHTPMTYQEFVAAEHARRRYWARSHLGWRTIARAHPNDGHRAVAALRSAGVVGGVITQNVDGLHQAAGTPDVVELHGSLDRVVCLSCRALSPREELDRRLREANPDFTATATRVNPDGDVDLADDDVRGFRVVPCTVCAGVLKPDVVFFGENVDPSRVDQCFRLVDEASALLVLGSSLTVMSGLRFVRRAAEAGKPVAIINQGPTRGDKYADVRVDLPLGRALTDLVTRLAA encoded by the coding sequence GTGCGGACGCGACCGACCCTGAGCTGGACGCCGGCCGGTGAGCCGCTGCCCCGCACGACCAGCCTGGACGAACTAGTCCGCATCGCCGGCGCCGGCGGCGTGGTCGTGCTGAGCGGCGCCGGGCTGTCGACCGAGTCCGGGATCCCGGACTACCGCGGCGTGACAGGCAGCCTGCGGCGCCACACGCCGATGACGTACCAGGAGTTCGTGGCGGCCGAGCACGCGCGGCGCCGCTACTGGGCGCGCAGCCACCTCGGCTGGCGCACGATCGCACGTGCGCACCCCAACGACGGCCACCGGGCAGTGGCGGCGCTGCGGTCCGCGGGCGTGGTCGGCGGTGTGATCACGCAGAACGTCGACGGGTTGCACCAGGCGGCCGGCACGCCGGACGTGGTCGAGTTGCACGGCAGCCTGGACCGGGTCGTGTGCCTGTCCTGCCGTGCGTTGTCGCCCCGCGAGGAGTTGGACCGGCGCCTGCGCGAGGCGAACCCGGACTTCACGGCGACCGCGACCCGCGTCAACCCGGACGGCGACGTGGACCTGGCCGACGACGACGTGCGTGGCTTCCGCGTCGTGCCGTGCACCGTGTGCGCGGGCGTGCTGAAGCCGGACGTCGTGTTCTTCGGCGAGAACGTCGATCCGTCCCGTGTGGACCAGTGTTTCCGGCTGGTGGACGAGGCGTCCGCGCTGCTGGTGCTCGGCTCATCCCTGACGGTCATGTCCGGGCTGCGGTTCGTCCGCCGCGCCGCCGAGGCGGGCAAGCCGGTGGCGATCATCAACCAGGGCCCCACCCGCGGCGACAAGTACGCGGACGTGCGGGTGGACCTGCCGCTGGGCCGCGCGCTCACCGACCTGGTCACGCGCCTGGCCGCCTGA
- a CDS encoding DinB family protein has product MSLLRWQFDPTWSLADLHLSALTPADFRWEPGPLTWHVRRAGDGWTIDWADTEPDPVPTIAWITWHVGWWWSIALDHAHGRPPRERESVGWPGDENTVAWLRELAAGWGGVLDRLSDPDAPAAFPWPADAGLTVAHQAAWVNAELMKNAAEIGQLRLPRAAQATSG; this is encoded by the coding sequence GTGTCCCTCCTGCGCTGGCAGTTCGACCCGACCTGGTCGCTGGCCGACCTCCACCTGAGCGCCCTCACCCCGGCGGACTTCCGCTGGGAGCCAGGGCCGCTGACCTGGCACGTCCGGCGGGCCGGGGACGGCTGGACGATCGACTGGGCGGACACCGAACCGGACCCGGTGCCTACCATCGCCTGGATCACCTGGCACGTGGGCTGGTGGTGGAGCATCGCGCTGGACCACGCGCACGGCCGCCCGCCCCGCGAACGCGAGTCGGTCGGCTGGCCCGGCGACGAGAACACCGTGGCCTGGCTGCGCGAGCTGGCCGCCGGCTGGGGCGGTGTCCTCGACCGACTGTCCGATCCGGACGCCCCCGCAGCCTTCCCATGGCCCGCCGACGCCGGGCTCACCGTGGCGCACCAGGCCGCGTGGGTGAACGCGGAGCTGATGAAGAACGCCGCCGAGATCGGGCAGCTGCGCCTGCCGCGGGCGGCTCAGGCCACGTCGGGCTGA
- a CDS encoding MerR family transcriptional regulator, which translates to MRIGELSERTETPRRLLRYYEEQGLIVSRRLPNGYRDYDEYNVDRVLQIRGLLDAGLPTRIIKQILPCLDKPRTIYFPDATPEMLATLEQERDRMTRRIECLTRNRDAISEYLDIVRKGLQPDVA; encoded by the coding sequence ATGCGCATCGGGGAGCTGTCGGAACGCACCGAAACGCCCCGCCGCCTGCTGCGTTACTACGAGGAGCAGGGGCTCATCGTGTCCCGGCGCCTGCCCAACGGCTACCGCGACTACGACGAGTACAACGTCGACCGGGTGCTGCAGATCCGCGGCCTGCTCGACGCCGGCCTGCCCACGCGCATCATCAAGCAGATTCTGCCGTGCCTGGACAAGCCGCGCACGATCTACTTCCCGGACGCCACTCCGGAGATGCTGGCGACGCTGGAACAGGAGCGGGACCGGATGACGCGGCGCATCGAGTGCCTCACCCGCAACCGGGACGCCATCAGCGAGTACCTGGACATCGTGCGGAAGGGCCTTCAGCCCGACGTGGCCTGA
- a CDS encoding MFS transporter: MIDVLTPSRLRLRSLLALTTAAFITVLTEALPAGVLPAMSADLRVGESAMGQAVTIYAIGTALAAIPLSAATAGWRRKRLLLAGVAGFAVANTVTAVSGAYVLTMAGRFAAGVAAGVVWALLAGYARRLAPEHLQGKAIAVVMAGIPLALSLGVPAGTFLGEVVGWRVTFGVMSVIAVVLIAWTVATVPDQPGQRDGGRIPVRRAVAVPGVAPVLVVTLVFVLAHNILYTYLATFLHGVRIDVVLLVFGVASVLSIAIVGARIDRQLRALTVAATLLVAVAAVILAVLSGNAVLVYAGAALWGLGWGGVPTLLQTAAGNAGGEAADTAQAALVTLWNAAMAGGGVVGGILLDAFRPGVFPWTVLVLLVPVLAVVLGARRHGFPVSS, from the coding sequence GTGATCGATGTGCTGACCCCTTCCCGACTCCGGCTGCGGTCCCTGCTCGCGTTGACGACCGCGGCGTTCATCACCGTCCTCACCGAAGCCCTGCCCGCCGGCGTGCTGCCCGCGATGAGCGCGGACCTGCGCGTCGGCGAGTCCGCGATGGGGCAGGCCGTCACGATCTACGCGATCGGCACCGCGCTCGCGGCGATCCCGCTGTCCGCGGCGACGGCGGGCTGGCGCCGCAAGCGACTGCTGCTCGCCGGGGTGGCCGGGTTCGCCGTCGCCAACACCGTCACCGCGGTGTCCGGCGCCTACGTGCTGACCATGGCGGGCCGGTTCGCCGCCGGGGTGGCCGCCGGCGTGGTGTGGGCGCTGCTCGCCGGATACGCGCGGCGGCTGGCGCCGGAACACCTGCAGGGCAAGGCGATCGCGGTCGTGATGGCCGGGATCCCGCTCGCGTTGTCGCTTGGCGTTCCGGCGGGCACGTTCCTCGGCGAGGTCGTCGGATGGCGCGTGACGTTCGGCGTGATGTCGGTGATCGCCGTCGTGCTGATCGCCTGGACTGTCGCGACCGTGCCGGACCAGCCGGGGCAGCGTGACGGCGGCCGGATCCCGGTGCGGCGCGCGGTCGCTGTCCCGGGCGTCGCGCCGGTCCTGGTCGTCACGCTCGTGTTCGTGCTGGCCCACAATATCCTCTACACCTACCTGGCGACGTTCCTGCACGGCGTCCGGATCGACGTGGTGCTGCTGGTGTTCGGCGTGGCGTCGGTGCTGAGCATCGCGATCGTCGGCGCGCGCATCGACCGGCAGCTGCGGGCGCTGACCGTCGCCGCGACCCTGCTGGTCGCCGTCGCCGCGGTGATCCTGGCCGTGCTGTCCGGCAACGCGGTGCTCGTCTACGCCGGGGCCGCGCTGTGGGGGCTCGGCTGGGGCGGGGTGCCGACGCTGCTGCAGACGGCCGCCGGGAACGCGGGCGGCGAGGCGGCGGACACCGCGCAGGCCGCGCTGGTGACGTTGTGGAACGCGGCGATGGCGGGCGGCGGCGTGGTCGGCGGGATTCTGCTCGACGCGTTCAGGCCCGGCGTGTTCCCGTGGACCGTGCTGGTGCTGCTCGTGCCGGTGCTGGCCGTCGTGCTCGGCGCACGGCGGCATGGCTTCCCGGTCAGTTCGTGA
- a CDS encoding MFS transporter, which translates to MSSSPGRLTAVLALAGVVVAVMQTLMVPLLADLPSLLHSDSSDTAWVITITLLTGAVATPVLGRLGDMYGKRRMMLVALTLQVVGSLVCGLTTALLPMMIGRGLQGFAIGAIPLGISIMRDELPPERLGGAVGLMSSSLGIGGAFALPVAALVAEHFNWHILFLGAAALGLVSLVLIVLVVPESAVRSPGRFDLPGAIGLSAALVCLLLAISKGGDWGWGSTRTLGFGGAAVVLFVAWGFRQLRTAEPLVDLRTTARRPVLLTNLTSIMVGFALYATQLVPPQLLQLPSATGYGLGLSMVVAGLCVAPSGLLMMAMSPLAARLIAARGPKVSLLCGITVLGAGYGLGLTLMGAGWQMAIFSAMAGAGVGLAYAAMPSLIMSAVPATETATANGLNTLMRSIGTSSSSAVVGMVLAGMTIDFGGTPVPSLDGFRTTFLIGCAACVAALLIAFLIPGRARPAETLLLGVVRSPRGVLEGAAVTLISKGGQQTGTTATDPSGRYSLNIPDGEHVLVCSADGFQPEAAPVSGPGEVDFTLSATGAITGTVGVGGALLIATDERGEVAGSVTSRADGSFQLPGLLPGRYALAVARRGYRTAAVPVRVGDDPVRCELVLVPEDVTVTN; encoded by the coding sequence ATGTCCTCGTCTCCCGGCCGCCTCACGGCGGTTCTCGCGCTGGCCGGTGTCGTCGTCGCCGTCATGCAGACCCTCATGGTGCCGCTGCTGGCCGACCTGCCGTCGCTGCTGCACAGCGACAGCTCCGACACCGCCTGGGTCATCACGATCACCCTGCTCACCGGCGCGGTCGCCACCCCGGTGCTGGGCCGCCTCGGCGACATGTACGGCAAGCGCCGCATGATGCTCGTCGCGCTGACGTTGCAGGTCGTGGGCTCCCTGGTGTGCGGCCTGACGACCGCGCTGCTGCCCATGATGATCGGCCGCGGGCTGCAGGGCTTCGCCATCGGCGCGATCCCGCTGGGCATCAGCATCATGCGCGACGAGCTGCCGCCGGAACGCCTCGGCGGCGCGGTCGGCCTGATGAGCTCGTCGCTGGGCATCGGCGGCGCCTTCGCGCTCCCGGTCGCCGCGCTGGTGGCCGAGCACTTCAACTGGCACATCCTGTTCCTCGGCGCGGCCGCGCTCGGGCTCGTCAGCCTGGTGCTGATCGTGCTCGTGGTGCCGGAGTCCGCGGTCCGCTCCCCCGGCCGCTTCGACCTGCCCGGCGCGATCGGGCTGTCCGCGGCGCTGGTGTGCCTGCTGCTGGCGATCTCGAAGGGCGGCGACTGGGGCTGGGGCAGCACCCGCACCCTCGGCTTCGGCGGCGCGGCGGTGGTGCTGTTCGTGGCGTGGGGGTTCCGGCAGCTGCGCACCGCCGAACCGCTGGTCGACCTGCGCACCACCGCGCGACGGCCGGTCCTGCTCACCAACCTGACCTCGATCATGGTCGGCTTCGCGCTGTACGCGACGCAGCTGGTGCCGCCGCAGCTGCTGCAGCTGCCGTCCGCGACCGGCTACGGGCTGGGGCTGTCGATGGTCGTCGCCGGGTTGTGCGTCGCGCCGTCGGGCCTGCTGATGATGGCGATGTCGCCGCTCGCGGCCCGGCTGATCGCCGCGCGCGGCCCGAAGGTTTCGCTGCTGTGCGGCATCACCGTGCTCGGCGCCGGCTACGGGCTCGGCCTGACGCTGATGGGCGCGGGCTGGCAGATGGCGATCTTCTCGGCGATGGCGGGCGCGGGCGTCGGACTCGCCTACGCCGCCATGCCCAGCCTGATCATGAGCGCGGTCCCGGCCACCGAGACCGCCACGGCCAACGGTCTCAACACGCTGATGCGCTCGATCGGCACGTCGTCGTCGAGCGCCGTGGTCGGCATGGTGCTCGCCGGCATGACGATCGACTTCGGCGGCACGCCGGTGCCCAGCCTCGACGGGTTCCGCACGACGTTCCTGATCGGCTGCGCCGCGTGCGTGGCCGCGCTGCTGATCGCGTTCTTGATCCCCGGCCGCGCCCGCCCGGCGGAGACGCTGCTGCTGGGCGTCGTGCGCTCGCCGCGCGGTGTCCTCGAAGGCGCGGCGGTGACCCTGATCAGCAAGGGCGGGCAACAGACCGGCACCACCGCGACCGACCCGAGCGGCCGGTACTCGCTGAATATCCCGGACGGCGAGCACGTCCTCGTCTGCTCGGCCGACGGCTTCCAGCCGGAGGCGGCGCCGGTGAGCGGACCGGGCGAGGTGGACTTCACGCTGTCGGCCACCGGCGCCATCACCGGCACCGTCGGGGTGGGCGGCGCGCTGCTGATCGCCACCGACGAGCGCGGCGAGGTCGCCGGAAGCGTCACCTCCCGCGCGGACGGCTCGTTCCAGCTGCCCGGCCTGCTGCCCGGCCGCTACGCGCTCGCCGTGGCCAGGCGCGGGTACCGGACCGCCGCCGTTCCGGTGCGGGTCGGCGACGACCCGGTGCGCTGCGAGCTCGTCCTCGTGCCCGAGGACGTAACGGTCACGAACTGA
- the mftD gene encoding pre-mycofactocin synthase MftD (MftD, an enzyme found in the mycofactocin biosynthesis locus, performs an oxidative deamination of 3-amino-5-[(p-hydroxyphenyl)methyl]-4,4-dimethyl-2-pyrrolidinone (AHDP). The resulting compound, now called pre-mycofactocin (PMFT), is a biologically active redox cofactor that can oxidize the non-exchangeable NADH of TIGR03971 family SDR-type oxidoreductases.), translating to MSNGWFETVAEAQRRARKRLPKSVYGALVAGSERGITVDDNIAAFAELGFAPHVAGLSDKRELGTTVMGQPISLPVVISPTGVQAVHPDGEVAVARAAAARGTAMGLSSFASKSIEEVAAANPQTFFQMYWVGSRDVLVQRMERARAAGAVGLIMTLDWSFSTGRDWGSPVIPEKLDLKAMARFAPEGITRPKWLWDFAKTRKLPDLTTPNLTPPGGTAPTFFGAYGEWMQTPLPTWEDVAWLREQWGGPFMLKGVMRVDDAKRAVDAGVTAISVSNHGGNNLDGTPAPIRALPAIADAVGGDVEVLLDGGIRRGSDVVKAIALGAKAVLIGRAYLWGLAANGQAGVENVLDILRGGIDSAVLGLGKTSIHELTRDDVVIPPGFERALGVPKS from the coding sequence ATGTCCAACGGTTGGTTCGAGACGGTGGCCGAAGCTCAGCGGCGGGCCAGGAAACGGCTGCCGAAGTCGGTCTACGGCGCATTGGTGGCGGGTTCCGAACGCGGGATCACGGTCGACGACAACATCGCCGCGTTCGCCGAACTCGGCTTCGCCCCGCACGTCGCCGGGCTGTCCGACAAGCGTGAGCTGGGCACGACCGTGATGGGCCAGCCGATTTCGCTGCCGGTCGTCATCTCCCCCACCGGCGTCCAGGCCGTGCACCCCGACGGCGAGGTGGCCGTGGCCCGCGCCGCAGCCGCGCGCGGCACCGCAATGGGGCTGAGCTCGTTCGCCAGCAAGTCCATCGAGGAGGTCGCGGCAGCCAACCCGCAGACCTTCTTCCAGATGTACTGGGTCGGCAGCCGGGACGTGCTCGTGCAGCGCATGGAGCGCGCCAGGGCCGCCGGCGCGGTCGGGCTGATCATGACGCTGGACTGGTCGTTCTCCACCGGCCGCGACTGGGGCAGCCCGGTCATCCCGGAGAAGCTGGACCTGAAGGCGATGGCGCGGTTCGCGCCGGAGGGCATCACGCGGCCGAAGTGGCTGTGGGACTTCGCGAAGACGCGCAAGCTGCCCGACCTGACGACCCCGAACCTGACCCCGCCCGGCGGCACGGCCCCGACGTTCTTCGGCGCGTACGGCGAGTGGATGCAGACGCCGCTGCCGACGTGGGAGGACGTCGCGTGGCTGCGGGAGCAGTGGGGCGGGCCGTTCATGCTCAAGGGCGTCATGCGGGTGGACGACGCCAAGCGGGCCGTGGACGCCGGCGTCACCGCGATCTCGGTGTCCAACCACGGCGGCAACAACCTGGACGGCACACCGGCCCCGATCCGCGCGCTGCCCGCGATCGCGGACGCGGTCGGTGGCGATGTCGAGGTGCTGCTGGACGGCGGCATCCGGCGCGGCAGCGACGTCGTCAAGGCGATCGCCCTCGGCGCGAAGGCCGTGCTCATCGGCCGCGCGTACCTGTGGGGCCTGGCGGCCAACGGGCAGGCCGGGGTGGAGAACGTGCTGGACATCCTCCGCGGCGGCATCGACTCGGCCGTACTGGGCCTCGGCAAGACCTCGATCCACGAGCTCACCCGCGACGACGTGGTGATCCCGCCTGGCTTCGAACGCGCCCTCGGGGTGCCGAAGAGCTGA
- a CDS encoding STAS domain-containing protein, with the protein MSTFQPNEPVAHVDVHVEHLPGATLVRVAGELDHLTAPAFEAVALPAARAYPQRLVIDLTEVSFLASAGIAVVLAAGAEAPGKVHVVVGSGFMRRPLEIAGAGEVVRLCTTREEALAEA; encoded by the coding sequence GTGTCCACCTTCCAGCCGAACGAGCCCGTCGCGCACGTGGACGTGCACGTGGAGCACCTGCCCGGCGCGACGCTCGTGCGGGTTGCGGGCGAACTCGACCACCTGACCGCGCCCGCGTTCGAGGCCGTCGCACTGCCCGCGGCGCGTGCCTACCCGCAGCGGCTGGTGATCGACCTGACCGAGGTGAGTTTCCTGGCGTCGGCCGGGATCGCGGTCGTGCTGGCCGCGGGGGCCGAGGCGCCGGGGAAAGTGCACGTGGTGGTCGGATCCGGCTTCATGCGGCGGCCGCTGGAGATCGCCGGGGCCGGCGAGGTCGTGCGCCTGTGCACCACGCGCGAGGAGGCCCTGGCCGAGGCGTGA
- a CDS encoding MFS transporter, producing the protein MVAQPGADRARSRKAALAAWVGSALEYYDFFIYGTAAALVFGKIFFPASDPATGTLLALSTFGVGYVSRPLGAVLLGHLGDRFGRKRVLVLTLLMMGVSTVLVGCLPSYQTAGVAAPVMLVALRLLQGLSAGGEQASANSMSLEHAPENQRAYYTSFTLSGTQAGQIVATAVFLPVAALPQDALLSWGWRVPFWGSALMVLVGYLVRRTVEETPVFEQEVRTGEVTKLPLVVLLREHWADVLRVIVAALIASVSTIFTVYALSYAVNTVGLSKTPMLWVGVLANIAAVVSIPLWAKLADRVGRKPLFIAGSLGCAVLIFAYLGAIAAGSWVLIFAVGVVLFGVVYTATSAVWPAFYGEMFPARVRLSGTAIGTQIGFAISGFLPTVAAAVAGDGAGAWLGVSIFTAALCLVNVIAVATARETYRVPTARLGLKETAAPEPVGAAR; encoded by the coding sequence GTGGTGGCTCAGCCGGGTGCCGACAGGGCGCGCTCGAGGAAGGCGGCGCTCGCCGCCTGGGTCGGCAGCGCCCTCGAGTACTACGACTTCTTCATCTACGGCACGGCGGCTGCGCTGGTGTTCGGCAAGATCTTCTTCCCCGCCTCGGACCCAGCGACCGGCACGCTGCTGGCCCTGTCCACGTTCGGCGTCGGCTACGTGTCGCGGCCGCTCGGCGCCGTCCTGCTCGGCCACCTCGGCGACCGGTTCGGGCGCAAGCGGGTGCTCGTCCTCACCCTGCTCATGATGGGCGTCTCGACAGTGCTCGTCGGCTGTCTGCCCAGCTACCAGACCGCGGGGGTCGCCGCGCCGGTCATGCTCGTCGCGCTCCGGTTGCTGCAGGGGTTGTCCGCGGGCGGGGAGCAGGCGAGCGCCAACTCGATGTCGCTGGAGCACGCGCCGGAGAACCAGCGCGCCTACTACACCAGCTTCACCCTCAGCGGCACCCAGGCCGGGCAGATCGTCGCCACCGCCGTGTTCCTCCCGGTCGCCGCGCTGCCGCAGGACGCACTCCTGTCCTGGGGCTGGCGCGTGCCGTTCTGGGGCAGCGCGCTGATGGTCCTCGTCGGCTACCTGGTGCGCCGCACGGTCGAGGAGACCCCGGTGTTCGAGCAGGAGGTCCGCACCGGCGAGGTCACCAAGCTGCCGCTGGTCGTGCTGCTCCGCGAACACTGGGCCGACGTGCTCCGGGTGATCGTCGCCGCGCTGATCGCCTCCGTCAGCACCATTTTCACCGTCTACGCCCTCTCCTACGCGGTCAACACCGTCGGCCTGAGCAAGACGCCGATGCTGTGGGTGGGGGTCCTCGCCAACATCGCCGCCGTCGTCTCGATCCCGCTGTGGGCCAAGCTCGCCGACCGCGTCGGGCGCAAACCGCTGTTCATCGCCGGGTCGCTCGGCTGCGCGGTGCTGATCTTCGCCTACCTCGGCGCGATCGCGGCGGGCAGCTGGGTGCTGATCTTCGCCGTCGGCGTCGTCCTGTTCGGCGTCGTCTACACCGCCACCAGCGCCGTCTGGCCCGCCTTCTACGGCGAGATGTTCCCGGCCCGGGTGCGGCTGTCCGGCACCGCGATCGGCACCCAGATCGGCTTCGCCATCAGCGGGTTCCTGCCGACGGTCGCCGCCGCGGTCGCCGGCGACGGGGCAGGCGCGTGGCTCGGCGTGTCGATCTTCACCGCGGCGCTGTGCCTGGTCAACGTGATCGCCGTGGCCACCGCACGCGAGACCTACCGCGTGCCGACCGCGCGGCTCGGCCTCAAGGAAACCGCCGCACCGGAACCGGTGGGCGCCGCGCGGTGA
- a CDS encoding N-acyl homoserine lactonase family protein: protein MSRYEVHALCYGRREGTRGQHFLGCAAGEADQPHPTAYYVWLARSAQHTVLIDAGIHPSRVPAGLEYRRPAELLDSIGVAAGDVDLVVLTHLHYDHAGTVADFPGARYLVQRGELAYWTGSWAKRIRREHWLLDEDALAHVRGDRLSEVDGDAEVLPGLSVHLVGGHTAGTQIVRVATAAGPVVVASDASHFYENLDDDRPSPLPHSMPGVYGAFDRIRELGGIVLPGHDPAVLERYPAVGRDVVRVA, encoded by the coding sequence GTGAGCCGGTACGAGGTCCACGCCCTCTGCTACGGCCGCCGCGAGGGCACCCGGGGACAGCACTTCCTCGGGTGCGCCGCGGGTGAGGCCGACCAGCCGCACCCGACCGCGTACTACGTGTGGCTGGCGCGATCGGCCCAGCACACCGTCCTGATCGACGCCGGGATCCACCCGTCGCGGGTGCCGGCCGGGCTGGAGTACCGGCGGCCCGCCGAGCTGCTGGACTCGATCGGCGTCGCGGCCGGGGACGTGGACCTCGTGGTGCTCACGCACCTGCACTACGACCACGCCGGCACGGTCGCCGACTTCCCCGGCGCCCGCTACCTCGTGCAGCGCGGGGAACTGGCCTACTGGACGGGGTCGTGGGCGAAGCGCATCCGGCGCGAGCACTGGCTGCTCGACGAGGACGCGCTCGCCCACGTCCGCGGCGACCGGCTGTCCGAAGTGGACGGCGATGCGGAGGTTCTGCCCGGGCTGAGCGTCCACCTCGTGGGCGGGCACACGGCCGGGACGCAGATCGTCCGCGTCGCGACCGCCGCGGGGCCGGTCGTGGTGGCCTCGGACGCCAGCCACTTCTACGAGAACCTCGACGACGACCGCCCGTCGCCGCTGCCGCACTCGATGCCCGGCGTCTACGGCGCGTTCGACCGCATCCGCGAGCTGGGCGGCATCGTGCTGCCCGGCCACGACCCGGCGGTACTGGAGCGGTACCCGGCCGTGGGACGGGACGTCGTCCGCGTCGCCTGA
- a CDS encoding NAD(P)/FAD-dependent oxidoreductase, with protein sequence MSGNTDVIVIGGGYAGVMAANRLTQRGDVTVTLVNSRPEFVDRIRLHQLAGGTGPAVVDYRKVLAPGVRLVVDTATRIDAATRRVTLAGGDTLGYDYLVYAVGSGSADPGVPGAAEFAHPIASLEEAERVRPLLDAASTVTVVGGGPTGIETAAELAGQGRAVTLVCGGELGPYLHPKGRRSVARRLEKLGVTVLEGLAVTAVTRDAVELSDGRALLSGVTIWTAGFGVPDLAARSGLTTDALGRLLTGETLTSVDDERIVAAGDSAAPSGLPVRMSCQAAVQVGPQAARTVLARIAGEEPAPVDVGFAGMCISLGRRHGIFQFSTKDDTAKSNFICGWFGALVKEVICRSIVWQLGYEARHPGKRQWWAKDEKRRELVRNHAPAVTDQAA encoded by the coding sequence ATGAGCGGCAACACCGATGTGATCGTGATCGGCGGCGGTTACGCCGGAGTCATGGCGGCGAACCGGCTGACGCAGCGCGGCGACGTGACCGTCACCCTGGTCAACTCGCGCCCGGAGTTCGTCGACCGGATCCGCCTGCACCAGCTGGCCGGCGGCACCGGCCCGGCGGTCGTGGACTACCGGAAAGTGCTGGCCCCGGGCGTCCGGCTGGTCGTGGACACCGCGACCCGGATCGACGCGGCCACGCGGCGCGTGACGCTGGCCGGCGGCGACACCCTCGGCTACGACTACCTGGTCTACGCCGTCGGCAGCGGCAGCGCCGACCCGGGTGTGCCCGGCGCGGCCGAATTCGCGCACCCGATCGCCTCCCTGGAAGAAGCCGAGCGCGTGCGGCCGCTGCTCGACGCTGCGTCGACCGTGACCGTCGTGGGAGGCGGGCCGACCGGCATCGAGACCGCCGCCGAGCTGGCCGGGCAGGGTCGCGCCGTGACGCTGGTCTGCGGTGGCGAGCTCGGCCCGTACCTGCACCCGAAGGGGCGGCGCTCGGTCGCCCGGCGCCTGGAAAAGCTGGGGGTGACCGTGCTCGAAGGGCTCGCGGTGACGGCCGTGACGCGCGACGCCGTCGAGCTCAGCGACGGCCGCGCGCTGCTGTCGGGGGTGACCATCTGGACCGCCGGGTTCGGCGTGCCCGACCTCGCCGCCCGCAGCGGCCTGACCACCGACGCGCTGGGCCGCCTGCTCACCGGCGAGACCCTGACCAGCGTGGACGACGAGCGCATCGTCGCGGCCGGGGACTCGGCGGCGCCGTCGGGGCTGCCGGTGCGGATGAGCTGCCAGGCCGCGGTCCAGGTCGGTCCGCAGGCCGCGCGGACGGTACTGGCCCGGATCGCGGGCGAGGAGCCCGCGCCGGTCGACGTCGGGTTCGCCGGGATGTGCATCAGCCTGGGCCGCCGCCACGGCATCTTCCAGTTCTCGACGAAGGACGACACCGCGAAGTCGAACTTCATCTGCGGCTGGTTCGGCGCGCTGGTGAAGGAGGTCATCTGCCGGAGCATCGTGTGGCAGCTGGGCTACGAGGCGCGCCACCCGGGCAAGCGGCAATGGTGGGCCAAGGACGAGAAGCGCCGCGAACTGGTGCGGAACCACGCGCCGGCCGTCACGGACCAGGCGGCTTGA